The genomic DNA ACATTACTGTAACGACGCAGCATTACCGAACCAAACTGCCTGTAGAAGTCCTCGTTGGGTCTAGAAACACGCACAAATGCACATACTTTAATTCAAGGATGATAAGACTGCTGTTTAATTTAATCCAAAGTAAAACACCTCTCTCAGCCTTGCCCTTTGGTTCAgggaacatgcacacacacacacacacacacacacacactctgtctacACACACCTTCCAAACTTGTTCCTGAACGCCGAGATGAGACGAACAAAAGGGTCTCGCACAAACAGAAACTTGGTGTAGTGCTGGAGCTTGAGTGCCATCAGGTGGCGGGACAGAGAACCATAATGGCGCCAAAACCTGGTAAAagagacatgaacacacaaacgGCACACAACACCGTGAAAGGAGATCTTTAGCCTCCTCCCTGCTTAAGTCATTGGTCTTACATCTGTTTGGTCTCATGTaatactgaaaacatttggtgaTGTCACTAAATGCCCATAAAATAGGGCCAGGTCAGTCCTTACAAGGAAAAAAGATGTGTTTTGTAAAGCgatgcagacagaaaaacatattcAGATACTAATGTCCAAAAACAGACAGCTCCCCAGGGGTAGAGAAAggtctgtctgtgctgcagcaccAAGCTCCGCCTGTCGTTTCCACTTTCCTCTTCCAAGTGTCAACTCAGTAAATAAGCCTTTTAGCTCACGGATAGTTTGTCAAACACAGTTCCAGTTTAACTGAATATCTGAGGGAAAAAGGAATACAGAGTCACCTTTTCACTTATTAATGCCCCtttgaaaaggagaggagacagaaaaaagacattGCAACGGAGAGAAATCATACAGTAATTTACTAAATGAGTTTCCTAaagttttaaaagaagaaataactaGAAAAGtgcagtagagtgcagatctcGACTTGGTGGTCTCTGCTATGCCAAGGGCTCTGCCACGGGAAACACTATTTAGTGTGGAAACAGACTTCGATACAACAGCTGTACACAACGGCTCACTTACAGTGAAGATGTCAGTGAACATAGCAGAAACAGGTCTTTTTCGTGTTATATTGCCATTAACTTTGgtggatcataacatatcaGGTATGGAACTGATCTGCAGATGCTCTGGTTTAAAACGACACCAAGCTTTTCTATAGATGCCAGTTTTTCagataaagatgaaaatgtGGCCTGCAACAGACTAACATTGAATCAGTCAATGACAGTATGATAATATTAATACAGGTTTTTCAAAGGTTGTGAATCACCACATCCACAAGAGGTCGTTCAGCACacaggcataaatgtgcacaaaacatTAGGCTGATTGGTGTTATGCCAGATTAGacgcagacaggcagacacacacacacacacacgacgaTCCCCTCCAGGTTTACGCCTGGCAGAGATAATTACTGTGACTTCAATTCTTACACCACAGTTCTTAGAAATAGATTTTGTAGGATCTTTGGGGGGAAAAGCCGCCACTTTACATGGTCAGACTGACTAACCTTCATTTCAGCATTGCAAAGCTGTCTTGTCTGCCTTGACATTTCGATTTAATGGTTGATTTTCCTTTGTTATCATTTGGGGATTGAAGGATGTGGCTTGTTTGGCTGTCCAGTCTTTCTTGTTTAGACACATTTTCAGTCACTCTGTTTTTCATGCTGACTTGTTGGAGAGATTTTTTATTGAGCTGTTTATAGTGGGGGCTTGGTTTGTCTGTGTAGGAATTAAATTGTTTTGTTCTGCAATTCTATTCAATATGTTGATGTGGAGATGTATGACTTGTGTGGTTTAGCCATAGCTTTGCCTAAATGTAGTATATACAACAAAAAGTTATCATATCAGTTAGAAAGTAGGGAATTTATGGTACACAGAATATTGACTGTACTTTGAGATTTGTCACTTGTCACTACTTGTCACCTGCGTAATTAAGCAGCTTTACTCATTTTTTGCTCAAATGCAGATGAAGGCTGAGAGATTTAACACACCTGTTTTACTCTTTCTGCTGCCTAGGAATCAAAAAAGGTATATCTATTTGTGTCTTTCTTAATTTTTCTTCATTAATTGCTGCTTGCGTGGAGGGCATGTTATAATAAGACCACTATAGTGGAAAGATGTTTGGAAGTGCAACTGATGGGGCACCTTGGTTGCCAAGTGGTTACAGCGCATGCCACAAGACTGCATGGTCTCAACCAACCAGTTCAAGTCCAAATGATGACCTTAGTTGCATGTCATACTCCCCCGcccctctctcccctgtttCCTGTACTTCACTGTCTGTgtccaataaaggcaaaaaaaaaaagaagtgcaaCTGTTGCAAGTAAGAACTCGGCAAAATCTGTACCATTGGTGTGATCACGGTTCTGCAATCAAATCAGGCAGGTTTTGAGGCTTCATTAAACTCCATAACTTCTGATGTGAACGTTTTTTTTAGTATTCAACAAAAGAGAGTAAATCACAAAGAGAATTAGTAATTCTCCACCAAGAATTCTATCTGTGCAGTGTGGAGAATTGAATGGACAACATAAAGCAAAACTTCAGTTTGTGTGAGTCATACTTGGCGAAGgtgaggtggagagaggagtTGTGTACGACGTCAGACGGTACAGCCTCCGGGTCAGTGTAAGGTTTTCCTGAGGAGGGTGAGATCAGAGACTGAGACAGTACCACCATCACTCTCTTCCAGTTGGTGCACGCTACCTGAACAGAGAAACAACgatggaaggaaagaaaagggaaagacaAGAGGGactgtgaacgtgtgtgtgtgtgtgtgtgtgtgtgtgtgcgtgtgtgagaatATGAGTTCTGACCAGCTGCAAAAGATTGGAAGAAAACTGACTTACTCTTACTCTCTTTGTAGTCTTCTTttaacacccacacacaatgAACTAACTCACCACCCACATGCATGCAACCACCCACATgttcacacaaatacagacacacacacagaatctgcAGCTGTACCTTGGGAACGTAGCAGTAGATAATCTGGTGTGTGTCATCCACTATCAGGTGATCCAGCTCCCTGTTGGGAATCTGCTCAAATGCCCGAGTCCTTCCGGGGAATTCCACAGCATCCATTCCTGAACACATATCCATgatcctctgtttcctctcttgctGTTCCTTatcttcctcagcagcagtTTCCTCCCTCGTCTGTTCTTGCTTTTtattgtcctcctcctctgtatgttcctcagctgctcctcctgtctTCTCAGGCACCAGCGGTGTGCTGGGAACAGTAGCAGggacagtggaggaagaagtggTCCGGGTTCTGATGGAGGGAGTAGAGCGTGCAGGACCTGTAGTCGCATGACAGGAAGAATCAGCGTGAGGGGACTCGTGTTTGGGGTCCTGCAGTGGGTAGAGGTTGAAGCCCCCAACGTCGTCCCAGTAGACAATGATCAGCAGGATCATAAACAAAGACCCCAGGATGAACGCCACTCGTAGGCCGCGCCATGTTCCCATGGTTATAGTAGATCCAGAGCCGTGATTGGTGAAGAAATAAGGAGAGGTTATCTCAGCTCCATGATGGCCTTCTATAGCGGAAGGAGACACTTCCTGCTTGCTGCCTGCAactgagagagacaggaagtctgACCAAGACATTCATTTCACACGCAAAGTTACTAGTTACAGTGAAGATTATGattttatatacaaaatatatgatGAGTTCATAAATTATAATGCATTGTTACAGACTATAATAGCCAGTAGAAGAGGTTTAAATTACTTCCACCTTGATCAGTTTTTCTGATATCTATGTCTATAACTATACATGTGTAACTTTTAATAGGAGAATAAACACCATATTTCTCttataaatttaaatttaaattcatAACAGGTGATGCACGTACTGGTCTGACTGGTAGATTACAGTGGCTAATGTTAACTAATGTCGGCAAACTTTAACTAAAGGTGCTGTTCTATAACTTTCTCTGTTCTAGCATTTATTGTTAcacctttatttttattttattttatttgtttttagcaAAAGTTACATCGACTCATTTAGTATCTGTTCTTGTAACACTCACTATTCGTGTAACTGACCTCATTATCTAGAATAATAAACCCGTCATATAGAACGTAGAACCAACACATAATTAGTTCCAGAACTCTGTTCTAGAACAACACGGTTCACTGAAacattgtgttctgtgtttaCAGGCGGTGAACGTCGTAACAATGTAACGTTCTCCGAGCTGCCTGGTTACCGTGGCAACAGCATGCACTGACTCTCATTGTCCTACATTCACTGGTTAGGTTAAActaatatttgtatatactgtacatgtttatttacatattcataaaAATTTATATGGAACAAAGTAAgctcaaataaaatgaaagaaaaatactgaCTTTAAATCCTGCACGCATGCTCTTCATCTCACTTGAATGACTGAATTTTAAAGAACGACCATTCAGGCGCGGCGTCATCTGAGCCTTATAATTTGCAACAGGCAGTGCAGAACACTAACAAGAGTACATAGCGGCCTAAGGTGTCGTTTTTACACACAAGGAacaaattaacataaaaaacaacataagCCGGCGGATATTAAATGTCTTGGGGAGTTAAACATAGTGCACATACTTTATGGGTGCTCTTTTCACTGGAAATAGAAATGCAGAATTAATTGGTGAGGGGGTGGTTTTTGTAAATGCCAACACAGTGAGTAAAGATGTGCAGaataaaataacacagtgaGAAGTGTGAGCTACAATTTCACACATGTATGATCAGTAATGCAGGGCTGGgcaataatttaataatatcaTTGACAGAGAATCTTATCATGATGATATAATCTTATTTTAAGATAGATTATTTCATAACGTTtgtgttaaacatttaaaggGTTTGGTAGTTCATACTTCTGAACACTGATTTGATTAGTTTGGCATTGCCTACATTTGCCAAATTGTGATATAGAATTGGaaaacactgtattttataCGATGATCTTAATTTCAACCATAACTACCAGCCCTAAATCCACACGTGGAAGATAAGTCACAAAAATACTTGGCAAATGTGGCATTGTGAACCTAATCACATTAACTAATGAATCACTTTAGTCTTTGATGTTTGCAAAAATATCTtttaacaataacacaaaaaccAAACTTAAACAGCTACAGCTTCGTAAAAACCTAAGATTTGACAGTTGGCTGCACTCAATAAGATGCATCAGCGGTGGGATGTGActaacacatttacatacaggCCACATACTGAATTACAGTGTGATTTGAGGTATTTCAGCTACTGTCAGTGCTATTTTACAGTTCCCCTCTGCTCAATTGCAGAGCAAATAATTGTACTTTGGACTTTTTGCTtgactgcattttatttgacagcttacaaactgtaaaatatgatgcatcATTATAATACAAAACCAAAATCAAAGGCAGGCAGAGTTGCCAAAAACTCTACTTATACAAGAGTGTGAAAgaatgtacttttacttttgatacttgaaCTGCACTTCAGTAATATGCGGGCTACTTTTTacttgttattttcttttcttactactgtgtgacacatgaatacattttatatttttttctcatacttttatatttgtatttatttttgtatttgttatatcccttgtttttgcactacttctgttactgacactttgtttctgcaccttttctgttgctgtaacaggtgataaataaagtctctcttatcttacTTGGGTTTAGTAAAATATCCCAATCATTCTTCCAGGGATGCAGCCAAATAAGTGGCATTAAATTCAACTTGTAGTGGACATCATCCAAAATATCTCACAGTGCGAGGTCCAAGCAGACATTTTAGAAGTATGTGCTATAAATGGTTTTGACCCGAGGGAATCCGTGGGAACCTCTAGCCCCGCCCGGGGTGCTCAGCTGTCACTGGGATGTGAACAAACGGGGCGGTGGGGGAGGAAGCAGCCCCAGTGCAGAGCCTGCTGGAGGGTTTACACCCCTTATTGTCTGTCCCATAAAAACATCTGCTGTCGGGGAAGATTGTGGAAAAAATGACGGTTCTAATAAAAccaggggaggaaaaaaaatccaaactggGGGGGAAagcaaagcagaaaatcctTCAGCTCATATTTTGACAGAGAAAATTAtagtggttttttttcttgtggtgTTTCTTTCCACTGGGTTTTAAATCTAAACTCCACGTTGACTGGAGGGGCCTATTTTGAGAAATCAACATCCACTAAACTGTCTCGTGTCTTGGCACGCGttgtacccacacacacacgtgcgcaaAAACACGcgtaaaaggggaaaaaaacattaaaatattcctttaaatatgTTTCAGGGGCTCACTGACAAATGTACATTGTAGCCCAGTGTGTGGCTatatgcttttttcttttcattttgaagaaATGTTGGCTGCTTATTAATAAAAAATGGTGTTGAATCAGAGTTAATaatattcttctttttctcaccatCACCTCCTCACAGATTTTCGGTCGgaaaaacagcttcagtttATACAGCACACAGGTTACAATGTGCCCTTTCAGCGGACACTGCTtctcctccacagcagcagcagacagacagaaaagctgAACTTATTTTCCTCCACAGCCTCCTCCGCTTCCTCTCCCCACGAACCTCTTTACGCTCCCTTTGAGGTGGAATAAAAGCCCGGTTCTGTTCCCCTTTACGCCCTTCATGCCGGCAGCATCACGGCGACAATTAAGCCAGTCTGACCATGAGTCTGTCTGACTGAGAAAAAAGGGAACAAAGAGgctaaatgtgatgttttctcTTACCCGGCAGATGAGCTCCATGGTGCCGGTGGACCAGCCCTTTGTCGCCTGCTCGGTGTCCCCCCTCTCGGCCTGTCCGTCAGCCCGGTGATGGGACCGGCTGGGCACGACGGGACTGCAGCGGTCTACGCGCCCCAGACTGCAGACAAGTCTCGCGAGATTTTGGGAAACCCAGCCACCAACTCCTCcactcactcttttttttttttttttacacactatAGCCCCATCACAGTGAACCACCAGGACTGGCCAGCTGTAAAACCATAAATCTGCCTGCTGTTTCCCGAAAGGGTGGTCCAGGGACCCCCAGGTGGTCCCAGGGGAGGCTGATGCTGGATTAGCAGCTGTAACTTTACTGGAATGAACAACAGGGTCCTATTTAGGACTCTGTGGGAGTCTATTTAGGACTCTGTGGGAGTCAATCTCTGataggaaaagggaaaaatcatgaaaaatgaTGCATGATGTGAATAAAATACTCACGGTGCATCACAGTTATTACATACTAAGTCAAAGTTGTTAGATAGATTAGAAAACTAAAATCATGGGATATTCAGCCACAAAATAGTCAAAATTTTAAGATACTGAATCAAAATTATGAGATGCTGAATTAAAATTAGGAGATACCAAGTAAAATTATGAGATCTTAAATCCAAATGATGAGATGCTGAATCACAATTAGAAGATAATAGGTTAAGATTATAAATCCTGCCTTGGCAGAAATGGGTCTTGATATAACCTGCCGCTCCTGAAACTCGATAATTTATAAGTGGATTTTAGCATCCTGGTAGGAGAATTCACATCTTCCAATTAAAagcatacatatatatatagtattataCACTTCCATAGATTTTTTCacttgaaaatgaacaaaatgataaataacagAGAGGCTTTAGTATTATTCCCCCAGAATATTATTTCTGATCAATCAataactgaacagttaacagaaTAAAGTTCCAAGCAGACCATCTTTTAGTTTCCTGGTCAAAACTTTCTCAGGGTAGTTTAGGGAGACTCGTGacttcagtatttctaaaatcatGGCTACAGCCCTGATAAGAAATGCAGACGTTCATCTCACTAAACCCTcaaaaagcacagaaaacaaatagcaaatgtgttatttaaagCATTGCCATTAAATGAAGTGTCAGAGAGTTAGCTGATTGAATTTCTTGGTAATTATAGAGGCTCTAGTTTTGTGGTTTGACAGCAGTATAATTTTAATTTGAAGGTGTTTTTCGtcacctctctgctcctccataaaaaaaaactgtagaaaaGACTTTTCAATAAATTACAGCCCAGTGTGACACCACCATAAAGTACAACCTTAAGTTATT from Pempheris klunzingeri isolate RE-2024b chromosome 3, fPemKlu1.hap1, whole genome shotgun sequence includes the following:
- the LOC139198837 gene encoding carbohydrate sulfotransferase 12-like; protein product: MGTWRGLRVAFILGSLFMILLIIVYWDDVGGFNLYPLQDPKHESPHADSSCHATTGPARSTPSIRTRTTSSSTVPATVPSTPLVPEKTGGAAEEHTEEEDNKKQEQTREETAAEEDKEQQERKQRIMDMCSGMDAVEFPGRTRAFEQIPNRELDHLIVDDTHQIIYCYVPKVACTNWKRVMVVLSQSLISPSSGKPYTDPEAVPSDVVHNSSLHLTFAKFWRHYGSLSRHLMALKLQHYTKFLFVRDPFVRLISAFRNKFGRPNEDFYRQFGSVMLRRYSNVSGGLPETAAEAFAAGVKPTFQQFITYLLDPETERESVFNEHWRQVYRLCHPCQVKYDFIGRLETLETDAEHLLKLLRVDNLLRFPSGARNRTAASWERDWFKQIPMSMRRELYKLYEPDFELFGYPKPDSVLHQ